A genome region from Glycine max cultivar Williams 82 chromosome 5, Glycine_max_v4.0, whole genome shotgun sequence includes the following:
- the LOC100796934 gene encoding G patch domain-containing protein TGH — MESDEDDFVFYGTPIEREDDSISRKKKAIAESSGQLRTLPAWKQEVRDEEGRRRFHGAFTGGYSAGYYNTVGSKEGWAPQSFKSSRKNRAEFKEQNILNFLDEDEKTELEGRFLGTTSQFDTFGFTAAEIARKQAEKEQKQRPSIIPGPAPDEIVVPATESVGVKLLLKMGWSHGRSIKDSHSEALYDARRQARRAFLAFSSDDPKVKITETEPIEGDTENFPEEPVNDDVWFSKSTPVYVLNPKQDLHGLGFDPYKHAPEFREKKRSRLASKGGPGFSTRDGLFGLKSGKAAPGFGIGALEELDAEDEDVYATGYEFEDAYVQEVEEPLTLRLENQRKEVEEPSTLRLESHRKKEQKDQGDLPGFRVASNSDYKMERFEAPLIPKDFVPHHEFSGPLDINRKSYEVNPPDVPPPEDGNLKLLIEGVANLVAKCGKLYEDLSREKNQSNPLFNFLSGGTGHEYYARKLWEAQQKHNNQTSRQLDRKMPPSVQRLTAESRGQILGEKPLEKSSQDLSSSVASTDIHLQFNLTDTFIESASLSELMNVEKPFKDDPAKQERFEQFLKEKYKGGLRSASSSLAGDMSEVARAQERLSFEAAAEAIEKGRQVRGSKPLIPSSVDFIPGGVMQFTSGEVKPKKDLQAEDILKKKMYPKREEFQWRPSPLLCKRFDLIDPYMGKPPPAPRIRSKMDTLIFTSDSVKGAKVDEPVTSKKDISPLQLSTNKDITISITENEMEGDVEVENIERPVDLYKAIFSDDSDDEGPSNRRVENQEKKAEVANTALSRLIAGDFLESLGKELGIEVPPDMPYAMQKSRNVAPQKDIFNEDARTDILKSENNGVMSLNHDLPNDQQHIAHEGGPSKGDDTIDGNMLESSINKTKGTSSQDNDSCSEERSKKQSNREKYNEYRKDKTPVTHGWDYSSSSKLEEERSRKCSRHHRHKKRHAGSHSSSDDDRRDRHSSRSKGRRKGSSQEKSRSEKHSKHHKHRKHESPNRSSRYSKEKDNSHSRKEKRRGE; from the exons ATGGAGTCAGATGAAGACGATTTTGTTTTCTACGGAACGCCGATAGAGCGTGAGGATGATTCAATCAGTCGCAAGAAGAAGGCCATTGCCGAGTCCTCCGGTCAGCTCCGAACTCTCCCCGCTTGGAAGCAAGAG GTTAGAGATGAGGAAGGGCGGAGAAGATTCCATGGAGCGTTTACAGGAGGCTATTCTGCGGGTTACTATAATACAGTGGGCTCAAAGGAAG GGTGGGCACCTCAGTCATTTAAATCATCAAGGAAGAACAGGGCTGAATTCAAAGAGCAGAAcatactgaattttctagatgaAGATGAGAAAACT GAATTGGAAGGTCGTTTTTTGGGGACAACCTCACAGTTTGACACATTTGGTTTCACAGCTGCTGAAATTGCTCGCAAACAAGCTGAGAAGGAACAGAAACAGAG GCCATCCATAATTCCTGGACCTGCTCCTGATGAAATAGTTGTTCCAGCCACTGAATCTGTTG GGGTAAAACTGCTCTTGAAGATGGGATGGAGTCATGGTCGCTCAATCAAGGATTCACATTCTGAGGCACTGTATG ATGCCAGAAGACAGGCCCGTAGAGCTTTCTTAGCATTTTCTTCTGATGATCCAAAAGTGAAGATTACTGAGACTGAACCCATCGAGGGTGATACTGAAAATTTTCCTGAGGAACCTGTGAATGacgatgtttggttttctaagAGCACACCT GTTTACGTACTTAACCCAAAGCAAGACCTGCATGGATTAGGTTTTGATCCTTATAAGCATGCTCCTGAGTTTAGAG AGAAAAAAAGATCACGCTTAGCCAGCAAGGGGGGACCTGGCTTCTCCACTAGAGATGGTCTTTTTGGTTTGAAGT CAGGAAAGGCTGCCCCCGGTTTTGGTATTGGAGCTCTTGAGGAGCTTGATGCAGAGGATGAGGATGTCTATGCCACTG gtTACGAATTTGAAGATGCTTATGTTCAAGAAGTTGAAGAACCTTTGACATTGAGATTAGAAAACCAGAGAAAAGAAGTTGAAGAACCTTCGACGCTGAGATTAGAAAGCCATAGAAAAAAAGAGCAGAAGGACCAGGGTGATCTGCCTGGTTTTAGAGTTGCATCCAATTCTGACTATAAAATGGAAAG ATTTGAGGCTCCTCTGATCCCTAAGGATTTTGTGCCCCACCATGAATTTTCTGGACCTCTCGACATTAACCGCAAGAGCTATGAAGTCAATCCACCAGATGTTCCTCCTCCAGAGGATGGaaatttaaaactattaattGAGGGGGTTGCAAATCTGGTAGCTAAATGTGGTAAATTATATGAGGATTTATCAAGAGAAAAGAATCAATCAaatccgttgtttaattttctttctggAGGAACTGGCCATGAATATTATGCAAGGAAATTGTGGGAGGCACAACAGAAACACAATAATCAGACTAGTCGGCAATTGGATAGAAAAATGCCTCCCAGTGTGCAGAGGCTAACAGCTGAGAGTCGAGGCCAGATCTTAGGGGAAAAACCTCTAGAAAAAAGCTCCCAAGATCTATCCTCGTCTGTTGCTTCTACAGATATTCATCTCCAATTTAATCTTACTGATACATTTATCGAGTCTGCATCACTT AGTGAGTTAATGAATGTGGAAAAGCCTTTCAAAGATGATCCTGCAAAGCAAGAAAGATTTGAGCAGTTTCTTAAGGAGAAATATAAAGGGGGATTACGCTCTGCTAGTTCTAGTTTAGCTGGTGATATGTCAGAAGTTGCTCGTGCTCAAGAGAGACTAAGTTTTGAGGCTGCAGCTGAGGCAATAGAAAAGGGACGACAGGTCAGGGGAAGCAAGCCTTTAATTCCATCTTCCGTGGATTTTATCCCAGGTGGTGTTATGCAGTTTACTTCTGGTGAAGTAAAG CCCAAGAAAGATCTGCAAGCTGAAGatattttgaagaagaaaatgtaCCCTAAGAGGGAAGAGTTTCAATGGCGCCCTTCACCTCTTCTGTGCAAACGCTTTGATCTTATTGATCCTTATATGGGGAAG CCACCACCTGCTCCACGGATTAGGAGTAAGATGGATACCTTGATTTTTACATCAGATTCGGTCAAAGGTGCCAAAGTGGACGAGCCTGTTACTTCAAAGAAAGACATCTCACCTTTGCAGCTATCTACTAATAAAGACATAACCATAAGTATTACTGAAAATGAAATGGAAGGGGACGTGGAAGTGGAAAATATTGAAAGGCCAGTTGACCTATACAAG GCTATTTTCTCCgatgattcagatgatgaaggcCCTAGTAATAGGAGAGTggagaatcaagaaaagaaagCTGAAGTAGCTAATACAGCACTGAGCCGTTTGATTGCTGGTGATTTTCTGGAATCATTGGGCAAGGAACTAGGAATTGAGGTTCCTCCTGATATGCCTTACGCTATGCAAAAGTCCAGGAATGTTGCACCTCAGAAAGACATCTTTAATGAAGATGCAAGAACCGATATCCTGAAGAGTGAAAACAACGGTGTGATGTCCTTAAATCATGATTTGCCAAATGATCAGCAGCACATTGCTCATGAGGGTGGGCCATCAAAAGGTGATGACACCATTGATGGAAATATGCTTGAGAGCAGTATTAACAAAACCAAGGGAACCAGCAGCCAAGACAATGACAGCTGTTCAGAAGAAAGGAGCAAAAAGCAATCTAATAGGGAAAAATACAATGAGTACAGGAAAGATAAAACCCCTGTAACACACGGCTGGGATTATAGCAGCAGTTCTAAGTTAGAAGAGGAAAGGAGCAGAAAATGTTCCAGACATCATCGGCATAAGAAGCGCCATGCAGGAAGTCATTCATCTAGTGACGATGACAGAAGAGATAGACACAGTTCAAGGTcaaaagggagaaggaaagGTTCTTCCCAAGAAAAAAGCAGGAGTGAAAAACACTCAAAACATCACAAGCACAGAAAGCATGAATCTCCAAATAGATCCTCTCGTTATAGCAAAGAGAAAGACAATTCACATTCCAGAAAAGAGAAAAGGCGGGGAGAATGA